In Alkalihalobacillus sp. TS-13, the following are encoded in one genomic region:
- a CDS encoding M14 family zinc carboxypeptidase, which yields MHKLLKLITLLSIAGLVLGSSGVYAAGSTKPGGPSTNGKDNISSIMTYEEMVDQLHHLEQKSDGKIEVSTLDDYGTTEQGRSIYTAKVGNGDTKVWIQAQIHGDEKLTTEAVMQLLKTLGSSGNPDVKTLLDELTLYVIPMYNPDGSIMNKRETLLMDENGEPVNDSAYVDLNRDWTLHGFEAKESEVVYAYWADIKPDFAIDLHHQGFKTVYGTNEATSFSLGISLAPDGPTLPRLKDGYYNEVTKQMQAYVYDKLTSYGYTHIDQYQVGGDDAKYYIDIKGGVVSAMMLGLNYNNLNPEGHSNPAIFFETKGNTREGSLGQKSNGYLTKQNYLALKELLSGIAMQEIEDVDPDHWNDIPAYPADGYLTDYAGILPMQ from the coding sequence GTGCATAAATTGTTGAAACTCATCACTTTACTGTCAATTGCCGGATTGGTTCTAGGGTCCAGTGGCGTCTATGCTGCCGGAAGTACGAAGCCGGGAGGACCATCAACGAATGGGAAAGATAACATCAGCAGTATCATGACATATGAAGAAATGGTCGATCAATTACATCATCTAGAACAAAAAAGTGATGGAAAAATTGAAGTGTCGACGCTTGATGATTACGGAACGACTGAACAAGGGCGAAGCATCTACACTGCTAAAGTCGGTAACGGAGATACGAAGGTCTGGATCCAAGCACAGATTCATGGTGATGAGAAGCTGACGACAGAAGCTGTCATGCAACTTTTAAAAACGTTGGGTAGTTCGGGTAATCCTGATGTTAAAACACTCTTGGATGAACTTACTCTATACGTCATCCCTATGTACAATCCGGATGGAAGCATCATGAACAAGCGCGAAACATTATTGATGGATGAAAACGGTGAACCTGTGAATGATTCCGCGTATGTCGACCTAAACAGAGATTGGACTTTACATGGTTTTGAAGCGAAGGAATCGGAAGTCGTCTATGCATATTGGGCAGATATCAAACCGGATTTTGCAATCGACCTTCATCATCAAGGCTTTAAGACGGTTTATGGAACGAATGAGGCCACCAGCTTCTCACTCGGTATTTCGTTGGCACCAGACGGACCAACACTTCCTAGGTTGAAAGATGGTTACTATAATGAAGTGACCAAACAGATGCAGGCTTATGTTTATGATAAGCTTACCAGCTATGGGTATACACACATCGATCAATATCAAGTCGGTGGAGATGATGCGAAGTATTATATCGACATCAAAGGAGGGGTGGTTTCAGCTATGATGCTCGGGTTGAATTACAATAATCTGAATCCTGAAGGCCATAGCAACCCTGCAATCTTTTTCGAAACGAAAGGGAATACACGGGAAGGAAGTTTAGGGCAGAAATCGAACGGCTATTTAACCAAGCAAAACTACCTGGCCTTAAAAGAATTGTTGAGCGGAATCGCAATGCAGGAAATCGAGGATGTAGATCCGGATCACTGGAATGACATCCCGGCTTATCCTGCTGACGGATACTTGACTGATTACGCAGGGATTTTACCAATGCAATAA
- the whiA gene encoding DNA-binding protein WhiA: MSFASDTKKELTKQELKKCCSKAELSALIRMNGSLSLANKEIILDIPTENAAIARRIYTLIKQLYGYPAELLVRKKMRLKKNNVYIVRIKQDSRAILNELDIMGEGFSFKRVVSKDITKKSCCKRSYLRGAFLAGGSLNHPETSYHLEIFSMYEEHTQSLLELMNSFELNAKMLERKKGFIIYLKEGEKISEFLTLIGAHNALLYFEDVRIMKDMRNSVNRLVNCETANLNKTVGASMRQVENIRLIEREVGLEKLPDKLREIAELRVKYQDVTLQELGDLVTSGPISKSGINHRLRKLDELANKIRQGQL, translated from the coding sequence GTGTCCTTTGCGTCAGATACAAAGAAAGAATTGACGAAGCAAGAACTGAAAAAGTGCTGTTCAAAAGCTGAGCTCTCGGCATTGATCCGGATGAACGGATCGCTCTCGTTAGCGAACAAAGAAATCATCCTGGATATACCGACTGAAAATGCTGCGATAGCACGTAGGATTTATACTTTGATTAAACAGTTATATGGCTATCCAGCCGAGTTGCTTGTCCGTAAAAAAATGAGATTGAAGAAAAATAACGTCTACATCGTTCGGATCAAACAAGATTCGAGAGCGATATTGAATGAACTGGATATCATGGGGGAAGGGTTTTCATTCAAGCGGGTCGTTTCGAAAGATATCACAAAGAAAAGCTGCTGCAAGCGGTCTTATTTAAGAGGTGCTTTCCTCGCTGGCGGATCCTTGAACCATCCAGAGACCTCCTATCATTTAGAAATCTTCTCGATGTATGAAGAACATACACAATCTTTACTTGAATTGATGAATTCTTTCGAGTTGAATGCTAAAATGTTAGAACGGAAAAAAGGATTCATCATCTACTTGAAAGAAGGAGAAAAGATTTCCGAATTCCTCACCTTGATCGGCGCTCATAATGCATTGTTGTATTTTGAAGATGTCCGGATCATGAAAGATATGCGGAATTCAGTCAATCGTCTCGTAAACTGCGAAACAGCGAATCTGAATAAAACCGTCGGTGCATCGATGCGTCAAGTGGAGAATATCCGCTTGATCGAGCGAGAAGTCGGGTTGGAAAAACTTCCGGACAAACTTCGTGAAATCGCTGAACTTCGGGTAAAGTATCAGGATGTGACGTTACAAGAGCTTGGAGATCTCGTCACCTCTGGTCCAATCAGTAAATCGGGAATCAATCACCGGTTACGGAAGCTGGATGAATTGGCCAATAAAATACGCCAGGGACAATTGTAA
- a CDS encoding Gmad2 immunoglobulin-like domain-containing protein, whose translation MKVFLILFFIAMLGLGSYSFGEDVVQEPDQTEGSNDTSGKNESEDLIENEVFKIASPLPNQTVNEEFVFKGKARVFEANFQYELKDGETVLESDFITASEGAPGWGDFERVITVPETVDSKLILKVFVSSAKDGSEINVLEIPLKPKL comes from the coding sequence ATGAAGGTGTTCCTTATCCTGTTTTTCATAGCGATGTTAGGACTAGGAAGCTACTCATTCGGTGAGGATGTCGTTCAGGAACCTGATCAGACAGAGGGTTCGAATGACACATCAGGCAAAAATGAATCAGAGGATCTTATCGAAAATGAGGTTTTTAAAATTGCTTCACCTCTTCCGAATCAAACGGTGAATGAAGAGTTCGTTTTCAAAGGCAAAGCTAGAGTTTTCGAGGCGAATTTCCAATATGAACTGAAGGATGGTGAAACGGTTCTCGAGAGTGATTTTATCACAGCTTCTGAAGGGGCACCTGGCTGGGGGGACTTCGAGCGAGTCATCACCGTTCCTGAAACCGTCGATTCGAAATTGATTTTAAAAGTCTTCGTTTCTAGCGCAAAGGACGGGTCAGAAATAAACGTTTTAGAAATTCCTCTAAAACCGAAGCTTTGA
- a CDS encoding M14 family metallopeptidase produces the protein MKKTMTVLSSVALSAGMLFSFPVGNVSAVGEGPNYNGNETIKNERLHNYEEMVAFLEKQDKKSEALTVESYGKSVKDRDLYLAKFISNPENPTILFLTQQHGNETLTTEGALKMIQHLTSNGKGVQDILDKVNVLIAPRLNVDGAEGDVNFSLEDYVSGTHTRYNANEVDLNRDHVAKEQPETQAFHEFVLQKYQPDYMIDLHHQGTQTTLGDSDELVSGSILYPTNENVSADVVEKSKKLGSVVYEAVEAKGYGTLSKYVGGTAPTIGRNGIALEYGISTLLMEMRGMADHYYEPYVLGQKSNGYLIQQAVVAMDAALKAIADGSIETADTSFWDTLPESGWKGE, from the coding sequence ATGAAGAAAACGATGACGGTTTTGTCTAGTGTGGCACTTAGTGCTGGAATGCTTTTCAGTTTTCCTGTGGGAAACGTCAGTGCTGTTGGAGAAGGTCCTAATTACAATGGCAATGAAACAATCAAAAATGAAAGGCTCCACAACTATGAGGAAATGGTGGCTTTTCTAGAAAAACAAGACAAAAAATCTGAAGCGTTGACCGTAGAATCATATGGTAAATCCGTTAAAGATCGAGATCTTTATCTGGCTAAATTCATCAGCAATCCTGAAAACCCAACCATTCTGTTTTTAACCCAGCAACATGGAAATGAAACATTGACGACAGAAGGTGCCTTGAAGATGATCCAGCACCTTACATCGAATGGGAAAGGGGTACAAGACATCCTGGATAAAGTGAATGTGCTTATTGCTCCTCGTTTGAATGTGGATGGTGCAGAGGGAGATGTCAATTTCTCACTAGAAGATTATGTCTCTGGAACCCATACGCGCTATAACGCAAATGAGGTGGATCTAAATCGTGATCATGTTGCAAAAGAACAGCCGGAAACCCAAGCGTTCCATGAGTTCGTTCTGCAAAAGTATCAACCAGATTATATGATCGACCTACATCATCAAGGTACGCAAACAACTTTAGGAGATAGTGATGAGCTTGTGTCAGGATCGATTCTTTACCCGACGAATGAGAATGTGTCAGCTGATGTTGTCGAAAAGTCTAAAAAGCTCGGTTCAGTTGTTTATGAAGCGGTCGAAGCGAAAGGCTATGGAACACTCTCAAAGTACGTTGGTGGAACAGCTCCTACAATCGGACGAAATGGAATTGCGCTTGAATACGGAATCTCAACACTGTTGATGGAAATGAGAGGAATGGCTGACCATTACTACGAACCTTATGTATTAGGCCAAAAGAGTAACGGTTACTTGATCCAGCAAGCTGTTGTAGCAATGGACGCTGCTTTAAAAGCAATTGCAGACGGATCGATTGAAACAGCGGATACGTCATTCTGGGATACACTTCCGGAAAGTGGTTGGAAAGGGGAATAA
- the clpP gene encoding ATP-dependent Clp endopeptidase proteolytic subunit ClpP translates to MNLIPTVIEQTNRGERAYDIYSRLLKDRIIMLGSAIDDNVANSIVAQLLFLAAEDPEKDISLYINSPGGSITAGMAIYDTMQFIKPKVSTICIGMAASMGAFLLTAGEPGKRFALPNSEVMIHQPLGGTQGQAADIEIHARRIIEMREKINKIIADRSGQPVEVVERDTDRDNFMSAHRAKEYGLIDDVIEKPVNVDNK, encoded by the coding sequence ATGAACTTAATCCCAACAGTTATTGAACAAACGAACCGCGGGGAACGTGCCTATGATATCTACTCCCGCCTTCTAAAAGATCGCATCATCATGCTAGGGAGCGCAATTGATGACAATGTTGCAAACTCGATCGTCGCGCAATTATTATTCTTAGCTGCAGAAGATCCTGAAAAAGACATTTCGCTCTACATCAACAGTCCTGGAGGATCCATCACAGCAGGTATGGCGATCTATGATACGATGCAATTCATCAAGCCGAAAGTCAGCACAATCTGTATCGGTATGGCAGCATCTATGGGTGCATTCTTACTTACAGCAGGGGAACCTGGAAAGCGTTTTGCACTGCCGAACAGTGAAGTCATGATCCACCAGCCGCTTGGCGGTACACAAGGTCAGGCTGCTGACATTGAAATCCATGCTCGCCGCATCATTGAAATGCGCGAGAAGATAAACAAGATCATTGCAGACCGCTCTGGTCAACCGGTTGAAGTTGTAGAACGTGATACCGATCGTGATAACTTCATGAGTGCTCACCGTGCAAAAGAATATGGTCTGATCGACGACGTTATTGAAAAACCAGTGAATGTTGATAACAAATAA
- the yvcK gene encoding YvcK family protein, with the protein MNQRPKIVVFGGGTGLSVLLRGLKKFPVDITAIVTVADDGGSSGRLREELDIIPPGDIRNVLAALSEVEPLVEQLFQHRFTNGNGLSGHSLGNLLLAAMSDITGNFVTGIRELSKVLNVRGKVLPASDHRVILNAEMNDGTIVSGESKIPHTGKKIVRVFLTPDTVKPLDESLRAIRDADLILIGPGSLYTSILPSLLVPGITEEIKKSAAKSVYICNVMTQPGETDHFTASDHVNILIAHIGQQIIDTIIVNNDKVPADVLTKYEAEGGEPVEYDEARLKSFGFDVISDKIVQYNDSLIRHDAKRVSEIILDVVSK; encoded by the coding sequence TTGAATCAAAGGCCTAAAATAGTCGTTTTCGGCGGGGGAACAGGATTGTCAGTCCTGTTGAGAGGGTTAAAGAAATTCCCCGTCGATATAACAGCGATCGTAACGGTTGCTGATGATGGCGGGAGTTCAGGGAGATTAAGGGAAGAGCTCGATATCATACCTCCAGGGGATATCCGGAATGTGCTAGCCGCGCTTTCGGAAGTGGAGCCTCTTGTCGAGCAATTGTTCCAGCATCGATTCACAAACGGAAATGGCTTGTCTGGGCACTCGTTAGGAAATCTTTTGTTGGCTGCAATGTCAGATATCACCGGCAACTTCGTAACAGGGATCCGGGAGCTGTCCAAGGTTTTGAACGTACGAGGAAAGGTACTTCCGGCATCCGATCATCGTGTCATTTTGAATGCAGAGATGAACGATGGAACGATCGTGTCAGGTGAGTCGAAAATACCGCATACAGGGAAAAAGATCGTGCGTGTCTTTTTGACGCCGGATACAGTCAAACCGCTGGATGAGAGTTTACGAGCGATCCGTGATGCGGACCTCATCCTTATAGGTCCGGGAAGCCTCTATACGAGTATTCTGCCGAGCTTGCTCGTACCAGGGATTACTGAAGAGATCAAGAAATCGGCAGCGAAAAGCGTCTATATATGCAACGTGATGACCCAGCCTGGCGAGACAGATCACTTCACCGCTTCCGATCACGTAAATATTCTCATTGCCCACATCGGTCAGCAGATAATTGATACGATAATTGTCAATAATGATAAAGTGCCGGCTGATGTGTTGACGAAATATGAAGCAGAAGGTGGAGAGCCTGTCGAATATGATGAGGCGAGGTTAAAATCCTTTGGCTTTGATGTGATCAGTGATAAAATAGTGCAATACAATGATTCGCTGATCAGGCATGATGCAAAACGTGTTTCAGAAATCATTTTAGATGTAGTTTCAAAATAG
- the fdhF gene encoding formate dehydrogenase subunit alpha yields MIRVNVNGEEYQASAGQNILQFLKAEDVDVPAICFHESLGPIESCDTCIVEVNGELKRACGMKIEAEMEINTQHEDVHKAQDYAMDKILHKHELYCTVCDYNNGRCDIHNTVAEMQKEHQNIPFQSKGYEIDDSGSFYRYDPNQCILCGRCVEVCQDIEVNETLTIDWEREQPRVLWDNDVPIDESSCVNCGQCVTVCPCNALMEKSMIKEAGYLSNVEQGTLRSMIDFTKNVESGFGPLFAISDTEAEMREDRIRKTKTVCTYCGVGCSFDIWTKDRHILKIQPQPEAPANGISTCVKGKFGWDYVNSEERLTKPLIRQGDTFKEVEWDEAISYIAKRLKEIHSESGPEALGFIASSKATNEESYLMQKLARQIFGTNNVDNCSRYCQSPATKGLFRTVGYGGDAGSLKDIETAGLVITIGSNTAESHPVLASKIKRSQKLFGQKMIVADIREHEMAERADMFIQPKPGSDLVWLSAVTNYIVEQGWHDKEFLKNRVINVEEYLEKIQKFTMDYAEKVTGLSEETMIKIAEAIHKADSTVICWAMGVTQQKGGSDTSTAISNLLIVTGNYGRHGTGAYPLRGHNNVQGCSDFGSMPNTFPGYQDVQDDEIRKKFEEAWGVNLNGEPGLTNHGMVDAIHDGTLRALYLQGEDMGIVDANANYVQRGFEQLDFFVVQDLFLSRTSEFADVILPAAPSLEKEGTFTNTERRIQRIYPALPTLGDAKPDWEITQMLANVLGAGWKYEGPAQVMDEIAKLTPMFAGVSYERMEGYKSLIWPVDEEGIDMPMLYEEEFHFEDGRARLFFVDWTEPTGTDEEYDLHVNSGRLLEHFHEGNMTYKSHGITRKTPQAFIEVSHELAKDRGLKDGSLVRLLSRTGSVKGRVVVTERVKGKELYIPLNDNGDLAVNKLTSSEVDKDTDTPAYKDAAVKMELLDFEGERPLPHNNHRFGNRQPQIGIKVEEKWNRDDYVFPGNVVRKKEVKK; encoded by the coding sequence ATGATTCGAGTCAATGTTAATGGTGAGGAGTACCAGGCGTCGGCAGGTCAGAATATACTTCAATTCCTGAAAGCGGAAGACGTCGATGTACCGGCAATCTGTTTTCACGAAAGTCTTGGCCCGATCGAGAGCTGTGATACGTGTATCGTCGAGGTAAATGGGGAACTGAAGCGTGCTTGTGGGATGAAGATTGAAGCGGAAATGGAAATCAATACACAGCATGAAGATGTACATAAAGCACAGGATTACGCGATGGATAAGATTCTGCACAAGCATGAGTTGTATTGTACGGTGTGTGATTATAATAATGGACGCTGTGATATCCATAACACTGTGGCTGAAATGCAGAAGGAACATCAGAATATTCCTTTCCAATCGAAGGGATATGAAATCGATGATTCAGGGTCCTTTTATCGATATGATCCGAACCAATGTATATTGTGCGGTCGGTGTGTGGAGGTTTGCCAGGACATCGAAGTCAATGAAACCCTTACCATTGATTGGGAACGTGAACAGCCACGAGTTCTTTGGGATAATGATGTTCCCATTGATGAATCTTCCTGTGTCAACTGCGGTCAGTGTGTAACTGTCTGTCCGTGTAATGCATTGATGGAGAAATCGATGATTAAGGAAGCGGGCTACCTTTCGAATGTCGAACAGGGGACATTGCGTTCGATGATTGATTTTACGAAAAATGTTGAATCCGGTTTCGGACCATTGTTCGCAATATCAGATACGGAAGCGGAAATGCGTGAAGATCGTATCCGAAAAACAAAAACGGTCTGTACGTACTGCGGAGTCGGCTGCAGTTTCGATATATGGACGAAAGACCGGCATATTTTAAAAATCCAGCCGCAGCCTGAAGCGCCAGCTAACGGAATCTCGACATGTGTGAAAGGGAAGTTCGGTTGGGATTATGTCAATAGTGAAGAGAGATTGACGAAGCCTCTTATCCGACAAGGGGATACGTTCAAGGAAGTGGAATGGGACGAGGCGATCTCGTATATCGCAAAAAGGCTGAAAGAAATTCACTCAGAAAGCGGCCCTGAAGCACTAGGTTTCATTGCTTCTTCCAAAGCGACGAATGAAGAATCCTATTTGATGCAGAAACTAGCTCGTCAGATCTTCGGAACCAACAACGTTGATAACTGTTCGAGGTACTGTCAGTCTCCTGCGACGAAAGGATTGTTCCGGACAGTGGGTTATGGCGGGGACGCTGGTTCACTCAAAGATATTGAAACAGCTGGTCTTGTCATCACGATCGGCTCAAATACGGCAGAGTCCCACCCTGTTTTGGCTTCTAAAATCAAACGGTCTCAAAAGCTGTTCGGTCAGAAAATGATCGTCGCTGATATCCGCGAGCATGAGATGGCAGAACGTGCGGATATGTTCATCCAGCCGAAGCCGGGCTCGGACCTCGTCTGGCTCTCAGCAGTGACGAACTACATTGTTGAACAAGGTTGGCATGACAAGGAATTTCTGAAGAATCGTGTTATAAATGTTGAGGAGTATCTTGAAAAGATTCAGAAATTCACAATGGATTATGCTGAAAAAGTGACAGGACTTTCGGAAGAGACGATGATTAAAATTGCTGAAGCGATCCATAAAGCCGATTCGACAGTCATCTGCTGGGCTATGGGTGTAACTCAACAGAAGGGCGGCAGCGACACCAGTACTGCGATTTCCAATTTGCTGATCGTTACCGGGAACTACGGTCGTCATGGAACAGGTGCTTATCCGCTTAGAGGACATAACAACGTGCAGGGCTGCAGTGATTTCGGAAGCATGCCAAACACTTTTCCAGGCTATCAAGATGTCCAGGATGATGAGATCCGTAAAAAGTTTGAAGAGGCATGGGGCGTAAATTTGAACGGCGAACCAGGGTTGACGAATCATGGCATGGTCGACGCGATCCATGATGGAACCTTACGGGCCCTTTATCTTCAGGGTGAGGATATGGGAATCGTTGATGCAAATGCGAATTACGTTCAGCGCGGTTTTGAACAGCTTGATTTCTTTGTGGTCCAGGATCTGTTTTTATCAAGGACGTCCGAATTTGCGGATGTAATTTTACCAGCTGCACCTAGCCTTGAAAAAGAGGGGACCTTTACGAATACGGAAAGACGTATCCAGCGCATCTATCCTGCTCTTCCGACGTTGGGTGATGCCAAGCCAGACTGGGAAATCACGCAGATGCTCGCAAATGTACTCGGAGCAGGATGGAAGTACGAAGGCCCTGCACAGGTAATGGATGAAATCGCGAAGCTGACCCCAATGTTCGCAGGTGTTTCCTATGAACGTATGGAAGGATACAAAAGTCTGATTTGGCCAGTCGATGAAGAAGGAATCGATATGCCAATGCTTTATGAAGAAGAATTCCATTTCGAGGATGGGCGGGCAAGGTTGTTTTTTGTCGATTGGACAGAACCGACAGGAACAGACGAGGAGTACGACTTGCACGTCAATAGCGGCCGTTTGCTTGAACACTTCCATGAAGGGAACATGACTTACAAGTCACACGGGATTACACGTAAAACGCCACAAGCATTCATCGAAGTATCTCATGAACTTGCGAAAGACCGAGGGCTGAAAGACGGCTCGTTGGTACGGCTGTTGTCACGGACGGGATCGGTGAAGGGCAGAGTTGTGGTCACAGAACGAGTGAAAGGGAAAGAACTTTATATTCCATTGAATGACAATGGTGACCTTGCTGTAAACAAGTTGACCTCAAGCGAAGTTGACAAGGATACGGATACACCGGCTTACAAAGACGCAGCAGTGAAGATGGAATTGCTTGATTTTGAAGGGGAGAGACCGCTACCGCATAACAACCATCGATTCGGTAACCGTCAGCCGCAAATTGGTATTAAAGTCGAGGAAAAGTGGAATAGAGATGATTATGTGTTTCCTGGCAATGTCGTGCGTAAGAAGGAAGTGAAAAAGTAA
- a CDS encoding VOC family protein, translated as MKFHRHSNIYVRLVHLAVSDLKRSIDFYTNHLGFSVLEEKDGLVSLTANGKNPLITLKEKKDAEPKQRRATGLYHFAILLPTREDLGASLKRLIDKRYPLQGGSDHLFSEALYLADPDGNGVEIYTDRPADQWTWNDGELPFVSDPLDMEDLLKTAYTKTRDGLPADTVIGHIHLHVNDLERAKQFYVDGLGFDITVPFRHQALFVASGGYHHHVGLNTWNGTGAPRPQENEVGMKWYTIVFPSERQLMDTAVRLHALGYKVDKDDQLVFTEDPSGNRIQLVVS; from the coding sequence ATGAAATTTCATCGTCATTCAAACATTTACGTTAGGCTTGTCCATTTGGCTGTGTCAGATTTAAAGCGGTCAATCGACTTTTATACGAATCACTTAGGGTTTTCAGTTTTAGAGGAAAAAGACGGACTTGTCTCATTAACTGCAAATGGTAAAAATCCGCTCATTACACTTAAGGAAAAGAAGGACGCCGAGCCGAAGCAGAGAAGGGCGACGGGGCTTTACCATTTTGCAATCTTGCTGCCAACAAGAGAAGATCTAGGTGCATCCTTAAAAAGACTCATAGACAAACGGTATCCTTTGCAAGGTGGTTCCGATCATCTGTTCAGTGAAGCACTTTATTTGGCTGATCCAGATGGAAATGGGGTTGAAATCTATACAGACCGTCCTGCCGATCAATGGACATGGAATGATGGGGAATTGCCGTTTGTCAGTGATCCTCTAGATATGGAAGATTTGCTAAAGACGGCATATACAAAAACGAGGGATGGATTGCCTGCTGACACTGTGATCGGACACATCCATCTTCATGTCAACGATCTCGAACGAGCGAAGCAATTTTATGTGGATGGTCTCGGTTTCGATATCACGGTGCCGTTCCGCCATCAAGCTTTATTTGTTGCTTCAGGTGGTTATCATCACCATGTCGGCCTTAACACATGGAATGGAACGGGTGCACCTCGTCCTCAAGAAAATGAAGTGGGGATGAAATGGTACACGATCGTTTTTCCAAGTGAACGTCAACTGATGGATACAGCCGTACGATTACATGCTTTAGGTTACAAGGTTGACAAAGATGACCAGCTGGTTTTCACAGAAGATCCATCAGGCAACCGTATACAGCTTGTCGTATCATGA
- a CDS encoding LCP family protein, with translation MPSRIERKKQKRKKGSFLKKTLMVLAILFIAVAGYAAIQYYQGLQQAAPSEEMESNYEFNAPDEKIEGKYNVLLLGVDRRGEEDSRTDTIMIAQYDTKTDETKLVSLMRDSYVEIPGYSKNKINTAFFHGGPELLRKTIKHNFDIDIHYYALVDFKGFEQVVDTIAPEGIEMDVEKRMSQNIGVTLEPGVQNLNGKELLGYARFRHDAEGDFGRVKRQQKVISKVKDEFTSLYGISKLPKVMGTIQPYIDTNMKMFTAIGLAKDVMLNKSQIETMKIPIDNSWNDPTYQGVGQVLEMDIEQNRQALKEFLGMDENSTNMTTKNEDEEPES, from the coding sequence ATGCCCTCACGAATAGAACGAAAAAAACAAAAACGCAAGAAAGGAAGCTTTCTGAAAAAGACTTTAATGGTCTTGGCGATTCTTTTTATCGCGGTTGCAGGTTATGCAGCGATCCAATACTATCAGGGGCTTCAGCAGGCAGCACCTTCTGAAGAGATGGAAAGTAATTATGAATTCAATGCGCCAGATGAAAAAATAGAAGGTAAATACAATGTGCTGTTACTAGGAGTAGATCGCCGAGGTGAGGAAGACTCTAGAACGGATACGATCATGATCGCACAATATGACACGAAGACCGATGAAACGAAACTGGTCTCATTAATGCGGGACTCATACGTTGAAATCCCGGGCTATAGCAAGAATAAAATCAATACAGCCTTTTTCCATGGCGGACCGGAGCTCTTACGGAAAACGATCAAACACAATTTCGATATAGATATCCATTACTATGCTCTGGTTGATTTCAAAGGCTTTGAACAGGTGGTCGATACGATCGCACCAGAGGGTATCGAGATGGATGTCGAAAAACGGATGTCCCAAAATATCGGGGTCACACTCGAACCCGGTGTCCAAAATTTGAACGGTAAAGAATTACTCGGGTATGCAAGATTCCGCCATGATGCTGAAGGAGATTTCGGACGTGTTAAACGTCAGCAAAAAGTGATTTCGAAAGTGAAAGACGAGTTCACTAGCCTTTACGGCATTTCCAAGCTTCCTAAGGTAATGGGAACGATCCAGCCTTACATTGACACGAATATGAAAATGTTCACAGCCATTGGACTTGCGAAAGATGTCATGTTGAACAAAAGTCAAATCGAAACGATGAAAATTCCGATTGATAACTCTTGGAATGACCCGACTTACCAGGGTGTCGGTCAAGTGCTTGAAATGGATATAGAACAAAACAGACAGGCCTTGAAAGAGTTCCTTGGAATGGATGAAAATTCAACCAACATGACAACCAAAAACGAAGACGAAGAACCCGAATCGTAA
- a CDS encoding HPr family phosphocarrier protein → MLEKELTVELKTGLQARPAALFVQEANRFTSDVFLEKEGKKVNAKSIMGIMSLAVGSGSKVTIVTDGKDEEEALNALERYITTAE, encoded by the coding sequence TTGTTAGAAAAAGAATTGACGGTTGAATTGAAAACCGGCTTGCAGGCCCGTCCTGCTGCACTGTTTGTCCAAGAAGCAAATCGTTTTACCTCAGATGTATTTTTAGAGAAAGAGGGAAAGAAAGTGAATGCGAAAAGCATCATGGGCATCATGAGCCTGGCTGTAGGATCAGGTTCAAAGGTGACGATCGTCACAGACGGAAAAGATGAAGAAGAAGCACTGAATGCGCTAGAAAGATATATCACAACAGCAGAATAG
- a CDS encoding DUF1641 domain-containing protein, translated as MAKPTRKVEPLVPSKEEVREKGMEEIEQALAERKDAILDLIVLVDRLHESEMLPLLSALVNHRDQATSAFFREINRPHNAKFSRNVVDFIGFLGTIEFSKMQPFMEKINQGVLEATEEEEKEDVISMFQLIKTLKDPEVNRSIRMILAFLKGMGKEE; from the coding sequence ATGGCAAAGCCCACTCGGAAAGTTGAACCCCTTGTTCCATCCAAAGAGGAAGTCCGTGAAAAAGGCATGGAGGAGATCGAACAAGCACTGGCAGAACGGAAGGATGCGATTCTGGATCTGATCGTGCTGGTTGACAGGCTTCATGAAAGTGAAATGCTGCCGTTGCTCAGTGCATTGGTGAACCACCGTGATCAAGCGACATCCGCTTTCTTCAGGGAGATCAACCGTCCGCATAATGCGAAGTTTTCTCGGAATGTTGTTGATTTCATCGGATTCTTAGGAACGATCGAATTCTCGAAAATGCAGCCATTTATGGAAAAGATCAATCAGGGGGTGCTGGAGGCGACCGAAGAGGAAGAAAAAGAGGACGTGATCAGCATGTTCCAGCTGATCAAAACCTTGAAGGATCCTGAAGTCAACCGCTCCATCCGCATGATCCTCGCCTTCCTCAAAGGCATGGGCAAAGAAGAATAA